The following coding sequences lie in one Pseudarthrobacter phenanthrenivorans Sphe3 genomic window:
- a CDS encoding NUDIX domain-containing protein, giving the protein MDHFQASTASSTPPVRTGPRDPGDAWVEGGHGRFWGRFGAAGVLAYDPQKGVLLQHRAVWSHNGGTWGLPGGALHEGEEPVTGALREAYEEAAVPAGKVEVLFTSLLDLGYWSYTTVVVLVKQPFDPVISDPESLELRWVPLPEVTGLELHPGFGTAWPGLRARLES; this is encoded by the coding sequence ATGGATCATTTTCAGGCGTCCACCGCATCTTCCACCCCGCCAGTCCGTACCGGACCCCGTGACCCTGGTGATGCCTGGGTTGAGGGCGGCCACGGCCGCTTCTGGGGGCGGTTCGGAGCGGCGGGGGTACTCGCCTACGATCCGCAGAAGGGCGTGCTGCTCCAGCATCGCGCCGTCTGGAGCCACAATGGCGGAACCTGGGGCCTGCCGGGCGGGGCGCTGCACGAGGGCGAGGAGCCGGTGACGGGCGCGCTCCGCGAGGCGTACGAGGAAGCCGCGGTGCCGGCCGGAAAGGTCGAGGTCCTCTTCACCTCGTTGCTGGACCTCGGCTACTGGTCCTACACCACGGTGGTGGTGCTGGTGAAGCAGCCTTTCGATCCCGTGATCAGCGATCCGGAGAGCCTTGAACTGCGCTGGGTGCCGCTGCCGGAGGTCACCGGACTGGAACTGCACCCGGGTTTCGGAACCGCCTGGCCGGGTCTGCGGGCGCGGCT
- a CDS encoding DUF1918 domain-containing protein yields the protein MEAAQGDRIIVHGRTVGATDRHGVILEVRGQGGTPPYLVRFDDGHETIMYPGGDFAVERGHGNQDGP from the coding sequence ATGGAGGCAGCGCAGGGCGACCGCATCATTGTGCATGGCAGGACGGTGGGTGCGACGGACCGGCATGGAGTGATCCTTGAGGTACGCGGCCAGGGCGGAACTCCGCCTTACCTGGTCCGCTTCGACGACGGACACGAGACCATCATGTACCCGGGCGGCGATTTCGCAGTGGAGCGGGGGCACGGGAACCAGGACGGGCCGTAA
- a CDS encoding metallophosphoesterase family protein, translating to MPLNLVLVADTHVPKRARSLPAQVWAAVESADVVFHAGDWVAASVLDEFEHRSRALVGVYGNNDGPELRSRLPETAEVTLEGVRFVMVHETGQAKGREARCEALYPEADVLVFGHSHIPWDTTSARGLRLLNPGSPTDRRRQPACTYMTASVDNGALKDVRLVEVHKA from the coding sequence ATGCCGCTCAACCTCGTGCTGGTCGCCGATACCCATGTCCCCAAGCGTGCCCGCAGCCTGCCCGCCCAGGTATGGGCCGCCGTCGAGAGTGCTGACGTGGTCTTTCACGCAGGCGACTGGGTGGCGGCATCGGTCCTGGACGAGTTTGAGCACCGGAGCCGCGCACTGGTGGGCGTCTACGGCAACAATGACGGGCCGGAACTTCGCAGTCGGCTCCCTGAGACGGCTGAGGTGACGCTGGAGGGAGTGCGTTTTGTGATGGTGCACGAGACCGGGCAGGCCAAAGGGCGGGAGGCGCGGTGTGAAGCCTTGTACCCCGAAGCGGATGTCCTGGTGTTCGGCCACAGCCATATTCCGTGGGACACCACGTCCGCCCGCGGTCTGCGCCTGCTCAACCCAGGTTCGCCGACGGACCGCCGCCGGCAGCCCGCCTGCACCTACATGACCGCCTCCGTGGACAACGGCGCCCTGAAGGACGTCCGGCTGGTGGAGGTCCACAAGGCCTGA